Proteins found in one Borreliella valaisiana VS116 genomic segment:
- a CDS encoding pallilysin-related adhesin encodes MIKVLGASVINFSKELIRFYNYFYRFLFLFFFFILFACSKVSKDFIVFNKDVKSTPKIENLSSNVLEINKMEDFFGDIIDLKGYKILVVQQENLNLDVYFEQVVLAQNFSNLNAYLFIIGFDPKIKVGTILFKTQIDIDPKNSYNMYLEDITGDYDFNIVVQGFLKDKSVLYVFQKSVLNDVSSYKPIFFEKVNGTVIINKYTRSSAYEENRSRESYPISLEKYEKVGEDLIISKIEKYEYSHVQGKYYLSYVSEKVGKIDNNIYKTLKNLSKDEVYRFLHGVWYDFHDYNKKQGKDIDDVLFLSFEKQSSEINLFRKNSQEVAKIEYISKPAYNTLNVSAKSLFSDLIVYNFWIKIVDKENIEIKIDTSTNSYDNSGFSGAFKRFDENILNVKKKDNNIYFIPSGNYVYKDKIYDFSYPHLTYIDENKIYYGIFNIFPLKNNFVLEYEIDMGSYKIVESFFLEHNERVVQKQKFSTIILNPIKILKDDVSLVKGQKLKLERIEKIG; translated from the coding sequence ATGATAAAGGTTTTGGGTGCTAGTGTAATTAATTTTAGTAAAGAATTGATCCGGTTTTATAATTATTTTTATAGATTTTTGTTTTTATTCTTTTTTTTTATATTATTTGCTTGTTCCAAAGTAAGCAAAGATTTTATTGTTTTTAACAAGGATGTAAAATCTACTCCCAAGATCGAGAATTTAAGTTCTAATGTTTTGGAAATTAACAAAATGGAAGATTTTTTTGGAGATATTATAGATTTAAAAGGTTATAAGATTCTTGTGGTTCAGCAAGAAAATTTAAATTTAGACGTTTATTTTGAACAGGTAGTTTTAGCTCAAAATTTTTCAAATCTTAATGCGTATTTGTTTATCATTGGTTTTGATCCTAAAATTAAGGTTGGAACGATTCTTTTTAAAACCCAAATAGATATTGACCCAAAAAATTCTTATAATATGTATCTTGAGGATATTACGGGCGATTATGATTTTAATATAGTTGTTCAAGGATTTTTAAAAGATAAATCTGTTTTGTACGTTTTTCAAAAATCTGTTTTAAATGATGTGTCTTCTTATAAACCAATATTTTTTGAAAAAGTTAATGGCACTGTTATTATTAATAAGTATACAAGATCTTCAGCTTACGAAGAAAACAGATCAAGAGAAAGCTATCCTATTTCTTTAGAAAAATATGAAAAGGTGGGAGAAGATTTAATAATCAGCAAAATTGAAAAATATGAATATTCTCATGTTCAGGGTAAATATTATCTTTCTTATGTGAGTGAAAAAGTTGGAAAAATTGATAATAATATTTATAAAACTTTGAAAAATTTAAGCAAAGATGAAGTTTATAGATTTTTGCATGGAGTTTGGTACGACTTCCATGATTATAATAAAAAACAGGGCAAAGATATTGATGATGTTTTATTTTTGTCTTTTGAAAAGCAATCAAGTGAGATTAATCTTTTTAGAAAAAATTCTCAAGAAGTTGCAAAGATTGAATATATTTCAAAACCGGCTTACAACACCCTTAATGTTAGCGCGAAGTCTCTTTTTTCAGATTTGATAGTCTACAATTTTTGGATAAAAATTGTAGATAAAGAAAATATTGAAATCAAAATTGACACTAGTACAAATTCTTATGATAACAGTGGATTTTCAGGTGCATTTAAGAGATTTGATGAAAATATCTTAAACGTTAAAAAAAAGGATAATAATATTTATTTTATTCCTAGTGGAAATTACGTGTATAAGGACAAAATTTATGATTTTTCTTACCCCCATTTAACTTATATTGATGAGAATAAAATTTATTATGGAATTTTTAATATTTTCCCTTTAAAAAATAATTTTGTTCTTGAATATGAAATTGATATGGGTAGTTATAAGATTGTTGAATCTTTTTTTCTTGAACATAACGAGAGAGTTGTTCAAAAGCAAAAATTTTCTACAATCATTCTTAATCCTATTAAAATTTTAAAAGATGATGTAAGCTTAGTTAAAGGGCAGAAATTAAAACTTGAGCGAATAGAAAAAATAGGATAA
- a CDS encoding peptidylprolyl isomerase, translated as MQKRSRKVKDDLAVLDSKEKKVGVWGIFTLILIVFGFIIAPLLPGMFDNANSSSLKFGSYKGQPIYYKKDSKFAKYVNYYSNLYSRLQGNAKNINIDYNVWYLAFMKYVEDIAFFDLIKKYNFYISKEMLNKNLLRSPEYLDSNGNFSSKRYNKASDYQKVKIYDDMVENMLFSNVKIFLNSNLIFPDSLFNTIKDMSTVERQISYLSLSYQDFSNKEAIFYAEKNLNLFKHLSLASIRFKNMNDARNAYDKLVNKTPFEELAKLYSDDIANFKGVVSLDKYYFDLDLNVEKKEDLNSIFSLREGEFSKPIKIKNKNEYQIYKAFGNVHDFDKNSDRDINSVKDYIETYEPSVIEGYLENKLNDFLNDVKLNSLSQALEKYRFSLKEEIVNLSYNVNIYPNTLKELVEFNNSKSFYDIVFGLKENSWSKPFVANKKAYLFFLNSAKKRSNQLKEEIENEKLLDNFNIANSGLITDFLLNKKDFVNNFNESFFALQNFSQN; from the coding sequence ATGCAAAAAAGAAGTAGAAAAGTCAAAGATGATTTAGCTGTGCTTGATTCTAAAGAAAAAAAAGTTGGTGTATGGGGTATTTTTACTCTTATCTTAATTGTTTTTGGATTTATTATTGCACCTTTACTTCCAGGTATGTTTGATAATGCTAATTCATCTAGTTTAAAATTTGGTTCTTATAAAGGTCAACCTATTTACTATAAAAAAGATAGTAAGTTTGCCAAGTATGTTAATTATTATTCAAATCTTTACTCTAGATTACAAGGGAATGCTAAAAATATTAATATAGATTACAATGTTTGGTATTTGGCATTTATGAAATATGTTGAGGATATTGCCTTTTTTGACTTAATAAAAAAATATAATTTTTATATTTCTAAGGAAATGTTGAATAAAAATTTACTCAGATCCCCTGAATATTTAGATTCTAATGGAAATTTTAGTTCTAAAAGATATAATAAAGCCTCTGATTATCAAAAAGTTAAAATTTATGATGATATGGTAGAAAATATGCTGTTTTCTAATGTGAAAATTTTTTTAAATAGTAATTTAATATTTCCCGATTCTCTTTTTAATACGATTAAAGATATGAGTACTGTAGAAAGGCAAATTTCATATCTTTCTCTTTCTTATCAAGATTTTTCTAATAAAGAGGCAATATTTTATGCTGAGAAAAATTTAAATTTATTCAAACACTTATCGCTTGCGTCCATTCGTTTTAAAAATATGAATGATGCTCGCAATGCTTATGATAAGCTAGTAAACAAAACTCCATTTGAAGAGCTTGCTAAGCTTTATTCAGATGATATAGCTAATTTCAAAGGTGTTGTTTCTTTGGATAAGTATTATTTTGATTTAGATCTTAATGTTGAAAAGAAAGAAGATCTAAATTCCATCTTTTCTTTAAGAGAAGGTGAATTTAGCAAGCCTATTAAGATTAAAAATAAAAATGAATATCAAATATATAAGGCGTTTGGTAATGTTCATGATTTTGATAAAAATTCAGATCGAGATATTAATTCTGTTAAAGATTATATTGAAACTTATGAACCAAGTGTTATTGAAGGTTATTTGGAAAATAAGCTAAATGATTTTCTTAATGATGTTAAGCTTAACAGTTTAAGTCAAGCTCTTGAAAAATATCGGTTTAGTTTAAAAGAAGAAATTGTTAATTTATCTTATAATGTTAATATATATCCCAATACTTTAAAAGAGTTGGTTGAGTTTAATAATAGTAAGTCTTTTTATGATATTGTTTTTGGATTAAAAGAAAATTCTTGGTCTAAGCCTTTTGTAGCGAATAAAAAAGCTTATTTGTTTTTCCTTAACTCAGCTAAAAAAAGATCTAACCAGCTCAAAGAAGAGATCGAAAATGAAAAACTTCTTGACAATTTTAACATTGCAAATAGCGGTTTGATCACAGATTTTTTATTGAATAAAAAAGATTTTGTTAATAATTTTAATGAGTCGTTTTTTGCTTTACAAAACTTTAGTCAAAATTAA
- a CDS encoding protein-glutamate O-methyltransferase: protein MNVNHNKLNLNINITKDELLRLIKIVYNNFGINLNEKKKLLIESRLSSLLKVKGFKNFTEYIDFLEKSTGSIQLIELVDKISTNHTYFFRESKHFDFLNNKILPKLAEKILKSENSEIRIWSAGCSSGEEPYTIAMILKEYMENNKVDFKVKILATDISISVLQEAHEGIYPEDRIINLPKYLKNKYLNQLKDDKFQVKETLKKMVHFKKLNLMDEKFPFSKKFDLIFCRNVMIYFDEKTRNDLTNKFNYYLKNDSYLLIGHSETIRGNKNLEYIMPATYKKN, encoded by the coding sequence ATGAATGTGAATCACAACAAATTAAACCTCAATATAAATATAACTAAGGACGAACTTTTAAGACTAATAAAAATAGTTTACAACAATTTTGGAATCAATCTCAACGAAAAAAAAAAGCTGCTTATTGAAAGTAGATTATCATCTCTTCTAAAAGTTAAAGGATTTAAAAATTTTACTGAATACATTGACTTTTTAGAAAAAAGCACTGGAAGTATTCAATTAATTGAACTAGTAGACAAAATATCAACAAATCATACCTATTTTTTCAGAGAATCTAAACATTTTGATTTTTTAAATAACAAAATATTACCCAAACTTGCTGAAAAAATATTAAAATCAGAAAACTCAGAAATTAGAATATGGTCAGCCGGCTGCTCAAGTGGTGAGGAGCCATATACAATTGCAATGATACTAAAAGAATATATGGAAAATAATAAAGTAGATTTTAAAGTCAAAATTTTAGCAACAGACATTTCAATTAGTGTGCTACAAGAAGCTCATGAAGGAATTTATCCTGAAGATCGTATAATAAATTTGCCCAAATATTTAAAAAATAAATATTTAAATCAACTTAAAGATGATAAATTTCAAGTTAAAGAAACTTTAAAAAAAATGGTTCACTTTAAAAAATTAAATTTAATGGATGAAAAATTTCCATTTAGTAAAAAATTTGACCTAATATTTTGCAGGAATGTCATGATCTATTTTGATGAAAAAACTAGAAACGATCTTACCAATAAATTTAACTACTATCTTAAAAATGATTCTTACCTTTTAATCGGACATTCAGAAACAATCCGGGGAAACAAAAATCTTGAATACATAATGCCTGCTACTTATAAAAAGAATTAA
- the phoU gene encoding phosphate signaling complex protein PhoU, whose translation MIRRRLTKQLEIIKDYLWDMKECVLKIIEDSLIALESKDKSLAKKIINEDEKIIDDYQYDIEDLCGRIIATEHPVATELREILAIIKIISSLERIADHATKIVRVVLLLESDSGDFDFLNLYFKPLREMADTAKEMLSDIFDAYFDGDFTKILKIVKYDNIIDKLFSKQKSIVIEAMKKNPENLDYLLNILFLNSFLERVGDHVATIGELLYFIRIGEKVNLT comes from the coding sequence ATGATACGAAGAAGGCTTACTAAACAACTTGAAATAATAAAAGATTATCTTTGGGATATGAAAGAATGTGTGCTTAAAATTATAGAGGACTCTTTAATAGCCTTAGAATCTAAAGATAAAAGTTTGGCTAAAAAAATAATCAATGAAGATGAAAAAATAATAGATGATTATCAATACGATATTGAGGATTTATGTGGAAGAATAATTGCGACTGAGCATCCTGTTGCCACAGAACTTAGAGAAATTTTAGCAATTATTAAAATAATAAGTTCTCTTGAAAGGATTGCAGATCATGCTACTAAGATTGTAAGAGTTGTTCTTCTTCTTGAATCAGATTCGGGTGATTTTGATTTTCTTAATTTGTATTTTAAACCTTTAAGAGAAATGGCTGATACAGCCAAAGAGATGTTGTCTGATATTTTTGACGCATATTTTGATGGAGATTTTACTAAAATATTAAAGATAGTTAAGTATGACAATATAATAGATAAATTATTTTCAAAGCAAAAAAGTATTGTTATTGAGGCAATGAAAAAAAATCCTGAAAATTTGGATTATCTTTTAAATATATTATTTTTGAATAGTTTCTTGGAAAGAGTGGGCGATCATGTAGCAACAATTGGTGAATTGCTCTATTTTATTAGAATAGGTGAGAAAGTAAACTTAACTTAG
- a CDS encoding tetratricopeptide repeat protein, whose protein sequence is MIKKYLIYISLLFVVFEVFPEPAFISQGDSYELDFSSREVDIIVNTNSKFNLYFKDESWIYIKSNENEAFVKLIGESYKNGAVFAFQTFKKEGKIKLIFNYQNVKDSSEFNKIIILKITKKFEVEIPYGVGFDEDKDIKSNNNRRDNINVTSLEVISRALNLSYINDYKGAIDLLNKYNFNDDKYILLKAEIYYKNRDYLKSYENYLKLKSRCFQNIVFDLIKLGIELNIKEEVLEGARYLVEKNIDFSENIYLKIFEFLVIGGEYEFALNFSSLYFPKYINSSFSDKYSYFLGKLYESESKYKNFLKALYYYKLVIDNYPFSDYYEKAKIRYLFLKRFF, encoded by the coding sequence ATGATTAAAAAATATTTGATTTATATAAGTTTGCTATTTGTTGTTTTTGAAGTTTTTCCTGAGCCAGCTTTTATAAGTCAGGGTGATTCATATGAGCTTGATTTTAGTAGTAGGGAAGTAGATATTATTGTAAATACTAATTCAAAGTTTAATCTTTATTTTAAAGATGAATCTTGGATTTATATCAAAAGCAATGAAAATGAAGCTTTTGTTAAGTTAATTGGAGAATCTTATAAGAATGGAGCTGTTTTTGCTTTTCAAACTTTTAAAAAAGAAGGCAAAATTAAGTTGATTTTCAACTACCAAAATGTTAAAGATTCTAGTGAATTTAATAAGATAATTATTTTAAAAATTACAAAAAAGTTTGAAGTTGAAATTCCATATGGTGTTGGTTTTGACGAAGATAAGGACATTAAAAGTAATAATAACAGAAGAGATAATATTAATGTAACTTCTTTAGAGGTGATTTCCCGGGCTTTAAATTTATCTTACATAAATGATTACAAAGGAGCAATAGATTTGCTTAATAAGTATAATTTTAATGATGATAAATATATTTTATTGAAGGCGGAAATTTATTATAAAAATAGAGATTATTTGAAGTCTTATGAAAATTATTTGAAATTGAAGAGCAGATGCTTTCAAAACATTGTTTTTGATCTAATTAAGCTTGGTATAGAATTAAATATTAAAGAAGAGGTCTTGGAGGGCGCCAGATATTTAGTTGAAAAGAATATTGATTTTTCTGAGAATATTTATCTTAAGATCTTTGAATTTTTAGTAATAGGGGGAGAGTATGAGTTTGCTTTAAATTTTAGTTCTCTGTACTTTCCTAAGTATATTAATTCAAGTTTTTCAGATAAATATAGTTATTTTTTGGGAAAGCTTTATGAATCTGAAAGTAAATATAAAAATTTTTTAAAGGCTTTGTATTATTATAAATTAGTTATTGATAATTACCCTTTTAGCGATTATTATGAAAAAGCCAAGATAAGATACTTATTTTTAAAGCGGTTTTTTTAG